A segment of the Vespula pensylvanica isolate Volc-1 chromosome 9, ASM1446617v1, whole genome shotgun sequence genome:
attttatacgttttatttttttgttatcacaACTGagtattttgttaatattgtctctccataattataaattattaatgcatatatttatacaattattatttttaatgattattaaatatttttctttagcaaataatattatacaatttaattCATTACAATAAAATCACTTATctgctttttatattttgaagatTATGTTGactatattgattataatacattttataatctaattttataaaatgattcttTATAGACAAGGACAGCAGTAACAACAAGTATAGCATTATTAAGTTCACCAAGAGCTCATAGATCATTGACAAGGCCAGAAACAGGAGGATTATCTAATTCAGCAGAGTGTCCTCCAACACCAACACACCGTCCAAAGCCTTTACGGCCATTACCTATGTGTCAAACatcaaatatatcattatcttCAGAAGAACCATTACCACCTTGtaagaaaattagaatataatattaatcaaaatatatatcaccttttttataaaaattacaatactAATTACATACACAATTGTTTAACtcatatattcttatttaagCATGGGAAGCACGAATAGATAGTCATGGTAGAGTATTCTATATAGATCATATTAATCACACTACAACATGGCAAAGACCTACATTAGCTACTCGAAATACGGGTTGTGATCTTCGAAGACAGCAATTAGATAGGCGCTATCAGAGTGTTAGACGTACTATTTCTCGGCCTGATAATATCGATCGTGAACCTTGTAGTGCCAGTACGAATGGAAATCAtagtgaaaataatgaaagacaGAATGATAGATCTATTGAAAGAACTGATTCAGAGACTTTTGATATTACAACAATACCACCGGTGCTATTTTTAACAAGACCTGATTTTTTCAATGTCCTTCACACTAATGTCGAAGCCATGGAATTATACAACCATAATCCAAGTTTAAAACATATGATTAGTAGAATTAGAAGAGATTCCGCAATTTTTCCAAGATATGAACATAACAGAGATTTGGTTACTTTGATTAACTTCTTTGCTGATTCAACAAAAGAGCTCCCAAGAGGGTATGAATCCAAACTGGACAGAACAGGCAAAGTATgttaagtatatacgtatctccttttttattttgatcaatttttaatgaataattaaacattattttatgatatatttttacagcAAGAACGCAATGACtgactttaaaaaaaaaaatttgtcagatatgatataaattatattaaattatatttataatgtataaataaagaaataatttaatttcagagatttttcatttgtcaTGCAAGGAAAGCTACATCGTTTATCGATCCGAGATTGCCGACTGAAGCTGCACATCCACGAACGTTACTGGATGAAGCACCTACACCACCACCCAGACCACAACAGTCTGCTATTACAACAACACCAGATATACCTGTAGCTTACAATGACAAAGTCGTGGCCTTCTTAAGACAAccaaatataatagatattctAAAAGAAAGACATTCAGCATTAGGACAAAATATAGCATTACGTGAAAAAGTTAATACTATTAGAGTAGAAGGTACTACAGCCTTACAACGATTGGGACATGATGTACCTTTAGCATTATTGTTAAGGTATTGAAAAAcaatttcgaattttcatttaCTATTCTTTATATTCCATATTATTACGAGTGTTATTTTCAGTTTGTTCGAGCAAGAAATTATGTCATATGTACCTGGAAATGTAGGTAGATCTCCAATTGGTAGTCCACATGCATCACCAGGTCTAACAAGAGCTTCAGCCAGAGCTCCAGCTCCATATAGAAGAGATTTTGAAGCTAAACTTAGgactttttatagaaaattagaaagtaAAGGATACGGCCAAGGACCAGGAAAACTTAAGTAAaccgtttataataatattgatataaaaatgataatagagaagaatattttaaagataaaagtcactaaaaaaataaattaagataaagcaaaataattataaaaatgatctatactaaataatttctttttttatgtagatTACATATTAGAAGAGAGCATTTATTGGAAGATGCTTTTACACGTATAATGGCTGCTACTAAGAAAGATTTGCAAAAAGGCAAATTAGTAGTTATTTTCGATCATGAAGAAGGCTTGGATTATGGTGGTCCATCCcgtgaatttttctttcatctatcACGTGAACTTTTTAATCCTTATTATGGATTATTCGAATATTCTGCGAACGATACATATACAGTTCAAGTATCTCCTATGTCAGCATTTGTTGATAACTATCACGATTGGTTCAGATTTTCAGGTAGAGTTTTAGGTTTGGCATTAGTTCATCAATATTTATTGGATGCGTTTTTTACAAGGCCGTTTTACAAAGCACTTTTGAGAATACCAGCTAGCCTAAGCGATTTAGAAAGTTTGGACCAAGAGTTCCATCAAAGTTTAATGTGGATTAAAGAAAGGGATATAAGTATAGAACCGTTGGAATTAACTTTCTCTGTAACGGAAGAACTTTTGGGTCGCGTAGCAGAACGTGAATTAAAACCAGGTGGACGAAACATTGCtgttacagaaaaaaataaaaaggaatatctTGAAAGAGTTGTACGTTGGCGATTAGAACGTGGTGTCGCAGAACAGATAGAATCACTTGTTCGCGGCTTTTACGAAGTGGTAGATCCTCGATTGGTATCAGTATTTGATGCACGTGAATTGGAATTAGTAATAGCAGGTGCAGCAGAGATTGATCTTAACGATTGGAGAATGCATACGGAATATAGAAGCGGATATCATGATGCACATCCTGTGGTAGAATGGTTCTGGAGTAGTATAAGCCGATTTTCGAATGAACAACGGCTTCGATTATTACAATTCGTAACTGGTACTTCAAGCATTCCATATGAAGGATTTGCAGCCTTGCGTGGATCTACTGGACcaagaaaattttgtattgAAAAATGGGGAAGACCAAACAGTTTACCCAGGTATTTTTATGTCGATATAAATCCATTTatcttaatataaaaagttattttttatgtaacgataaatttaatttaataattaaaatatattgctttttttttcagagcTCATACTTGCTTTAATCGTTTGGATCTTCCGCCGTATCCTACACCggaaattttatatgaaaaattattattagcgGTGGAGGAAACCAATACCTTTGGAATCGAATAAGACCATGTGATGTAGTTAAATTTAACGGATTACAAACAatagtttaatatattaaatattatagcataatgaaaaaattgaaaactttttcaatcGCAGGTAATAGCTTCGCTCGACAACACTTTTGAATATATTCCAAATTTTAtaagtgattttttttttaaagcaatCAAAGATGtatcaatatgtatataagtagagGTATAATGTTGTCTTTTTGTAGCAAATGTTATTAATAGTGCGTGGTGGAAATGTTCTCTTTATTTGtccaagttttctttttcatgtctTATATTCTTCCTAATGTATTTTCTGATTGagatatacctatacattGTATAGCGCAATCTTGAAATTAAGCATAGTTCTCAAGTCACGtaaaaatattgcatttttattacatataatcagtaaagaataataatataataagatattgaAAGAACCATGTATTTCTTGGCAGCTGGTCTTTTTAAGCTATTTAAATGCACAGTAATATTACGTATTCGTATGTAAAGTCATGGATGTTCTGCGTTTTACAATGATAGTTTTAATACACATGAATATAATGATGAAACTGAAAGCTCGAAAATCGGAAAGTATCCCCACCAAGTGCTATTATCGCTTTTTACTGTATTTTATCTCtcatttgataatatttctaatagattaatataaaaatccaaacaacatgaaattatatatttttttttttcttacattaaagatataattacaGTTCTAATGTTATAAATGCTTTCcaaagtttattaaaatattacagttataataaagtatataaatcaTAAGCCAATTTATGAATGGTTCACAAAATTATGCTTGATAAAAATcctaataaacatttttatcgttttgaCTTTCCTAGCATTTAAGTATATTGAATTTTCTAGTCTGTACTTCATATATCCGAAATTGCAATTTTGTGTCCTATATTTTGCAACATTCCAGATTTATCGGCTTAATTGTAGTATAAAtagaacgatataatattaaaaaaaaaaaaaaaaaaaaaaaaatgaatgagtaTGATAAGTTAGTATTTACACATTGTTTgtggaataatttaatatgtaattagattaagaatatctttatttagaaaatatgtaGTAATTCAGCTATAGTTGATATAATTAGCTATTTGCATAATGACTAACAAGATTCAAAACACGTTTGAatgtaatatttgattatcATTTTAAGTAGAAAtgatgattatttaattttagtaatcaaataatttatatgcaatataatacaattaatattgCTGTTTCTATTATCATATGAAATTATACAGAAATTGGgatatgttttaatttttcatcttgtCTGTATCTTGTTGCATGACTAGCAGATATTTCTAACATATTgtagagaaaacaaatatttaaatgtttctaatgtaaattatttatttaatagaaatactaTCAAACTATAATTGATGAGTATTAAAACTGTGTTAAGTATTTCATAGAATTATTCATTTGCATTGTTCAAGAAGATGTTAATGATACAACTCTTTCCTTGTTTGTAAGAAAATAGTTGTATATTTAGCCTGAATTATTAACTCTATAGATTTTCAGAACTAGTCATGTGTAGTACGtagatgaaatttataaaattacgcACACtgtatttacataatataaatagagtTAGTAATagatattcataatatatcaaattactGACTTTCTTCTCAAGTAGGAAATAAACTGTACTTGCGTGCTATATAtcatgttattaaaatatattattagtttacactctcactctcaaaataatataatcatattgtaaaatacataaatatatatactgtaaAACTTATGCCTGTgatttgattgattgattgattgattgattgattgattgattgattgattgattgattgattctaaacatatacaaattttggaataaatttgatatcatgttgaaaaataataatatttaaacttaTTATCAATccatatttttacaaaattattccaATCATACaacttatctatataaaatattttattaaattatattttcattatataagtgttcttttcacattttatattcatttttcttttttctataattactTGTggttttttctatattttaaagTCTTCTTCAATTTCTTAAATGGAACTctatttgttcgtttgtttttctcaTAATAAAAGGTGcacataatattaaaaaaaattcaacccTATTATATgttatgattttatatcaattttattattcagctttagatttattatttagtataAAATTTGACTAATCTTAATGATacaattaatagaataaacaAAAGAGATTACAGCGTATGAAAACAAATTCTCATTAAggtattttattgatttttagatataaatataccaAAAATTACTTCCTTCattgcaaaataaaattaatttatgcttatttataataagagatcagattattattatgatataagTAATccaatagatatatttattgtctttttttttttcattatttctgcTTAAGGGATATTACagaatacaaatattttttggtttagcattacaatattttgtttatatcatAGGTCTTGTAATAtgcatattcttttttgtccaTGATTCCACTGTATTAAATGACAACTCACATTCACATATTACTTGAATATAAATAGAGATTGATTAGATAATAACATTTGGATTGTATATACAGCACAATTATATTGTTCATTTCATG
Coding sequences within it:
- the LOC122631652 gene encoding E3 ubiquitin-protein ligase HECW2, which codes for MPSEIKSIDALSAEDEERERPVEDLATSMKTNSNNTLSNVDNKETLTSNDRTEIIEVAGNSSISFDNQILPENDSQAEIASLQDKITNNAIFTTQIPNKKETLQTNVSYALVSKEKYDDKNELSKDVTVNENASYKELAQSSNQIPALLSHKNLIRKKIFFASTDNEYEKLQIDLESTFQDRNLMQEKCVNWNPRTQQSEANNESISISSHSKATKDNCNDMNVDKSVSFSQELSDIRSSFDNGSADVSNTMNLMKLLKLPDDSDNDSLLDSASGFTTENSFVPKRLSSPLPTQTDSLDSHYNLITAMKPLNISDTNNKELVDDINDTDVLCLHRMNGTPELQDSFTNLPHCSNFMITKDTLQLEDLSHKSSLEKEKCDVNNLNKVDSLSANTSKNDMAVENILTDLSHNNIIKGKKLFKMSILRNVDEAAAIQQTELEENAIALLEPSISRQETLLEEAQSIELDPRSSNSSDGSNSDTESQQAISTHNRSAMKLTETNDVITKEGVEYYQLWRSTAGLSPPESLYETLYPNPPPLPPRTVNKFLHKRNALLPELPKRHLSKYPAPLHPSDCFGFEIVDVDEASNLKTRTAVTTSIALLSSPRAHRSLTRPETGGLSNSAECPPTPTHRPKPLRPLPMCQTSNISLSSEEPLPPSWEARIDSHGRVFYIDHINHTTTWQRPTLATRNTGCDLRRQQLDRRYQSVRRTISRPDNIDREPCSASTNGNHSENNERQNDRSIERTDSETFDITTIPPVLFLTRPDFFNVLHTNVEAMELYNHNPSLKHMISRIRRDSAIFPRYEHNRDLVTLINFFADSTKELPRGYESKLDRTGKRFFICHARKATSFIDPRLPTEAAHPRTLLDEAPTPPPRPQQSAITTTPDIPVAYNDKVVAFLRQPNIIDILKERHSALGQNIALREKVNTIRVEGTTALQRLGHDVPLALLLSLFEQEIMSYVPGNVGRSPIGSPHASPGLTRASARAPAPYRRDFEAKLRTFYRKLESKGYGQGPGKLKLHIRREHLLEDAFTRIMAATKKDLQKGKLVVIFDHEEGLDYGGPSREFFFHLSRELFNPYYGLFEYSANDTYTVQVSPMSAFVDNYHDWFRFSGRVLGLALVHQYLLDAFFTRPFYKALLRIPASLSDLESLDQEFHQSLMWIKERDISIEPLELTFSVTEELLGRVAERELKPGGRNIAVTEKNKKEYLERVVRWRLERGVAEQIESLVRGFYEVVDPRLVSVFDARELELVIAGAAEIDLNDWRMHTEYRSGYHDAHPVVEWFWSSISRFSNEQRLRLLQFVTGTSSIPYEGFAALRGSTGPRKFCIEKWGRPNSLPRAHTCFNRLDLPPYPTPEILYEKLLLAVEETNTFGIE